Proteins encoded within one genomic window of Hahella chejuensis KCTC 2396:
- a CDS encoding phosphoadenylyl-sulfate reductase has translation MNSAQLITRIGDNSAGLSYEAIADLNASYAPLDFEARIRRLYQDFAPEKVLVTSSFAATSAYFLHIISRMRPSQKIHFIDTQFHFKETLEYRDYLTRLYGLNVEDVKPDRHHHAYSVSERLWETDPDLCCTVNKVQPLEEVKENYDVWVSSLMSWQTEHRAGLQIFEERRGIIKFNPMIDVTKEERDAYIRDHNLPFHPLVSEGYSSIGCEHCTRKGEERAGRWQGKEKTECGLHL, from the coding sequence ATGAACAGCGCGCAACTGATAACCCGCATAGGCGACAATAGCGCAGGGCTTTCTTACGAAGCTATCGCCGATTTGAACGCCTCCTATGCCCCGCTTGATTTTGAAGCGCGTATCCGTCGTCTGTATCAGGATTTCGCACCGGAAAAGGTGTTGGTGACGTCTTCGTTCGCCGCCACATCCGCTTATTTTTTGCACATCATCTCGCGCATGCGTCCCTCGCAGAAAATTCACTTTATTGATACTCAGTTCCACTTCAAGGAAACCCTGGAATACAGGGATTACCTCACCCGTTTGTACGGGTTGAATGTGGAGGATGTGAAGCCGGACAGGCATCACCATGCCTACTCGGTAAGCGAACGCCTGTGGGAAACCGACCCCGACCTGTGCTGCACCGTCAACAAGGTCCAGCCGCTGGAAGAAGTGAAAGAAAACTACGACGTTTGGGTGTCCAGCCTGATGAGCTGGCAGACCGAGCATCGCGCCGGCCTGCAGATTTTTGAAGAGCGTCGCGGCATCATCAAATTCAATCCGATGATTGACGTCACCAAAGAAGAGCGTGACGCATATATTCGCGATCATAACCTGCCCTTTCACCCGCTGGTAAGTGAAGGTTACTCTTCAATCGGCTGCGAGCACTGCACCCGTAAAGGAGAAGAACGCGCGGGACGCTGGCAGGGTAAAGAAAAGACCGAGTGTGGTCTGCACCTGTAA
- a CDS encoding HAMP domain-containing protein encodes MIARFQKSLIFRMGALMIAMVSLAMITMLASFFISESAEKDAEAVNIAGSLRMQSYRMQARLLTLDTPPSDFVAALTRQFAERIENPVLVAEAMKDDSSELHRQFMQVRESWENDVSGFIATYAHNPDRRVADQLGEKIDKFVDEIDNLVQLYQIRAEDRIENLRLIQISALFLTFALVSFSLLILHHHVELPLRSLTQNARKIARGDFSDRLEVKNDDELGLLAETFNQMSDALSEMYESLETRVKNKTQALKRSNDSLNFLYHLAREVSEKTHENIDFQAWLEELTSITAVGGVELCLKTPEAVIPYEHIRNDYMTELPSSCQRQECEKCMVEKAQVCRDNDEVQVRYPLIKEGVQYGVIVCTLRNSQYLESWQHQLLQSFSDQVAVALSLKNQGDQERRVSLMNERNVIARELHDSLAQSLSYLKIQVARLTRALQSKQVEDEQIDGITAELKEGITSAYRQLRELLTTFRLSISEKGLHAAILHTVEQLTEQSTNVKIVLDYRVEDIPFSPNEEIHLLQITREALQNAVRHSQGNLVTVSLHSDPKKKVTLAIIDNGVGIPEDPEKLNHYGLAIMRERTRNLHGELAIQRIPEGGTAVLFSFTPSYLQERKISYAE; translated from the coding sequence ATGATTGCGCGATTCCAGAAATCATTAATCTTCCGAATGGGCGCCTTAATGATCGCCATGGTGTCACTGGCGATGATCACTATGCTGGCGTCATTCTTCATCTCCGAGTCAGCGGAAAAAGACGCGGAGGCGGTGAATATCGCCGGCTCCCTGCGCATGCAGAGCTACCGTATGCAGGCTCGGCTGCTGACCCTGGATACGCCGCCCTCAGATTTCGTAGCGGCGCTTACCCGCCAATTTGCCGAACGCATCGAAAACCCCGTGCTGGTGGCGGAAGCCATGAAAGACGACTCCTCGGAATTGCATCGACAATTCATGCAGGTTCGTGAGAGTTGGGAGAACGATGTCAGCGGCTTTATCGCCACCTACGCCCACAATCCGGACCGCCGCGTTGCGGATCAATTGGGCGAAAAGATCGACAAGTTTGTTGATGAAATAGACAACTTGGTGCAGCTCTATCAGATCCGCGCGGAGGATCGCATCGAGAACCTGCGTCTGATACAAATCAGCGCCCTGTTTCTCACCTTCGCCCTGGTCAGCTTCTCCCTGCTCATTCTCCATCATCATGTCGAGCTGCCTTTGCGCAGCCTGACGCAAAACGCACGCAAGATCGCCCGCGGCGACTTCAGCGACCGCCTGGAAGTAAAAAATGATGACGAGCTGGGCCTGCTGGCGGAGACGTTCAATCAGATGAGCGATGCGCTATCGGAGATGTACGAATCTCTGGAGACACGGGTCAAAAATAAAACCCAGGCGCTAAAGCGCAGTAACGATTCCTTGAATTTTCTCTATCATCTGGCGCGGGAAGTCAGTGAGAAAACTCATGAGAATATTGATTTTCAGGCCTGGCTGGAGGAACTCACCAGTATTACCGCCGTCGGCGGCGTTGAACTTTGCCTGAAAACTCCCGAGGCGGTGATTCCCTATGAACACATCCGCAACGACTATATGACGGAGCTGCCTTCCTCCTGTCAGCGCCAGGAATGCGAAAAGTGCATGGTGGAAAAAGCCCAGGTGTGCCGGGACAATGACGAAGTGCAGGTGCGATATCCTCTGATCAAGGAAGGCGTCCAATATGGCGTGATAGTGTGCACGCTGCGCAACAGCCAATACCTGGAAAGTTGGCAGCATCAATTATTGCAATCCTTCTCCGACCAGGTCGCCGTGGCGCTCAGTTTGAAAAATCAGGGGGATCAGGAACGTCGGGTGTCTCTGATGAACGAACGCAACGTCATCGCTCGGGAGCTACACGACTCATTGGCGCAGAGCCTCTCCTATCTAAAGATACAGGTCGCTCGCCTGACTCGCGCCTTGCAGTCAAAACAAGTGGAAGACGAACAGATCGACGGCATTACCGCAGAGCTCAAGGAAGGCATCACGTCCGCTTATCGGCAGTTGCGCGAGCTGCTCACTACATTCCGTCTGAGCATTTCCGAGAAAGGTCTGCACGCAGCCATATTGCATACCGTTGAGCAACTGACCGAGCAAAGCACGAATGTCAAAATTGTGCTGGATTATCGGGTGGAAGACATTCCCTTCTCCCCCAATGAAGAAATTCACTTGCTGCAGATCACACGGGAAGCGTTGCAAAACGCCGTGCGTCACTCTCAAGGAAATCTGGTGACAGTCTCCCTGCATTCAGACCCTAAGAAAAAAGTCACCTTAGCCATTATCGACAATGGCGTCGGCATCCCAGAAGATCCAGAGAAGCTGAATCATTACGGCCTCGCCATCATGCGCGAACGCACCCGCAATCTGCATGGCGAGCTAGCCATTCAACGCATACCGGAAGGCGGCACTGCCGTATTGTTCAGCTTTACTCCCAGCTACTTACAGGAGCGGAAAATCTCATACGCCGAATAA
- a CDS encoding nitrate reductase subunit alpha: protein MSHFLDRLQFFKRKGETFADGHGATTKDDRSWEDGYRRRWQHDKIVRSTHGVNCTGSCSWKIYVKDGLVTWETQQTDYPRTRPDLPNHEPRGCPRGASYSWYIYSANRLKYPKVRQSLIKLWREAKQRHDDPVDAWESIVEDPAKAKSYKQRRGLGGFVRSSWTEVNEIIAAANVYTAKRYGPDRISGFSPIPAMSMVSYAAGSRYLSLIGGNCLSFYDWYCDLPPASPQIWGEQTDVPEAADWYNSNYIIAWGSNVPQTRTPDAHFLTEVRYKGTKTCVITSDYSECSKFGDTWLAPKQGTDSALAMAFGHVILKDFHVDNPSEYFTDYVRRYTDMPMLVMLEEHEGRYIQGRFLRASDLSGNLGQDNNPEWKTIAVNEATNELISPTGAVGYRWGEQGKWNIQQLDGKSGAEVKLALSLKSLCDEVAPVAFPYFGGQEHEYDYFQHTHHDELLIRKVPVKNVQLADGSTVKVACVFDLTVANYGVDNGYDDPACAKDYSDDIPYTPAWQEKITGVPQADVIRVAREFARNADKTHGRSMVIVGAALNHWYHMDMNYRGLINMLMLCGCVGQSGGGWAHYVGQEKLRPQCGWLPLAFGLDWQRPPRQMNGTSFFYNHADQWRYEKLQMTEVVSPLADKGKWSASIIDYNTRAERMGWLPSAPQLGMNPLILTKEAALEGMDPKDYAIKLIKEGQLKFACEDPDNPQNYPRNMFIWRSNLLGSSGKGHEYMLRHLLGTKHGLLGKDLGEMGETKPEDVIWRDEAPEGKVDLLVTLDFRMSTTCLYSDIVLPTATWYEKDDLNTSDMHPFIHPLSKAVDPVWEARSDWDIFKGIAKQFSAAAQGHLGVEKDLVTVPILHDTPAEIAQPFGVEHWWKGECDLIPGKTAPNMVVVERDYPNTYNRFTSVGPLLDKLGNGGKGINWDTKEEVAFLAKLNLTHDEDSPRGGRPRIESAIDAAEVILSLAPETNGHVAVKAWEALGRATGLDHTHLARPKEEEKIRFRDIVAQPRKIISSPTWSGLEDEHVSYNAGYTNVHELIPWRTITGRQQFYQDHEWMRDFGETMCVYKPPINLKTTSPVMNSKPNGNKEILLNWITPHQKWGIHSTYSDNLLMLTLSRGGPIVWMSETDARKAGLEDNDWIEVFNVNGSIAARAVVSQRVPEGMAMMYHAQERIINTPGAEMTQTRGGIHNSVTRAVMKPTHMIGGYAQQSYGFNYYGTVGCNRDEFVIVRKMNNVDWLDTE from the coding sequence ATGAGCCATTTTCTGGATAGACTGCAGTTTTTCAAACGCAAGGGAGAAACTTTCGCGGATGGACACGGCGCCACCACCAAAGACGATCGTAGCTGGGAGGACGGTTATCGCCGTCGTTGGCAGCATGACAAAATCGTGCGCTCTACGCACGGGGTGAATTGCACCGGCTCCTGTAGCTGGAAGATTTACGTTAAAGACGGTCTGGTGACCTGGGAAACCCAGCAGACCGATTATCCTCGCACACGACCGGACCTCCCTAATCATGAGCCTAGAGGCTGCCCCCGTGGCGCCAGTTATTCCTGGTATATCTACAGCGCCAACCGGCTTAAGTACCCGAAAGTCAGACAAAGCCTGATCAAACTGTGGCGCGAAGCGAAGCAGAGGCACGACGATCCCGTTGACGCCTGGGAGAGCATCGTCGAAGACCCCGCCAAAGCGAAATCCTACAAGCAACGTCGCGGCTTGGGCGGATTCGTTCGCAGTTCATGGACTGAGGTAAACGAGATTATCGCCGCCGCTAACGTCTATACGGCGAAGCGTTATGGCCCAGACCGCATCTCTGGATTTTCTCCGATTCCCGCCATGTCCATGGTGTCCTACGCCGCCGGCTCCCGCTATCTGTCTCTGATCGGCGGCAACTGCCTGAGCTTCTACGATTGGTATTGCGACCTGCCGCCGGCGTCTCCACAGATCTGGGGCGAACAGACTGACGTGCCGGAAGCGGCGGACTGGTACAACTCCAATTACATCATCGCCTGGGGCTCCAACGTGCCTCAGACCCGTACTCCTGACGCGCACTTCCTGACCGAAGTGCGCTACAAAGGGACTAAAACCTGCGTTATCACGTCGGATTATTCCGAATGCTCCAAATTCGGCGATACCTGGCTGGCGCCCAAGCAAGGCACTGACTCCGCACTGGCTATGGCCTTCGGACATGTCATCCTGAAAGACTTTCACGTGGATAATCCCAGTGAATATTTCACGGACTATGTGCGCCGCTACACCGACATGCCCATGCTGGTCATGCTGGAAGAACACGAAGGCCGCTACATTCAAGGGCGTTTCCTGCGCGCTTCGGATCTGTCCGGCAATCTGGGACAGGACAACAATCCGGAATGGAAAACCATTGCGGTTAATGAAGCTACCAACGAGCTGATTTCACCTACCGGCGCGGTGGGATATCGTTGGGGGGAGCAGGGCAAATGGAATATTCAGCAACTGGACGGTAAGTCCGGCGCGGAAGTGAAACTGGCTCTCAGCCTGAAATCGCTGTGTGATGAAGTCGCGCCTGTCGCATTCCCATACTTTGGCGGGCAGGAGCATGAATATGACTACTTCCAGCACACCCACCACGATGAGCTGCTGATCCGCAAAGTGCCTGTGAAGAATGTGCAGTTGGCGGACGGCTCCACGGTGAAAGTGGCCTGCGTATTCGATCTGACCGTGGCGAATTATGGCGTCGACAATGGCTATGACGACCCAGCCTGCGCCAAGGACTATTCTGACGATATTCCCTATACGCCAGCCTGGCAGGAAAAAATCACTGGCGTGCCCCAGGCGGATGTTATCCGCGTGGCTCGCGAGTTCGCCCGCAATGCGGATAAAACCCATGGTCGCTCCATGGTCATCGTCGGGGCCGCGCTGAACCACTGGTATCACATGGACATGAACTACCGCGGTCTGATCAACATGCTGATGCTGTGCGGTTGCGTCGGCCAAAGCGGCGGCGGTTGGGCGCATTATGTGGGGCAGGAGAAGTTGCGTCCTCAGTGCGGCTGGCTGCCTCTGGCGTTTGGGCTGGATTGGCAACGTCCGCCCCGGCAGATGAACGGCACCTCCTTCTTCTATAACCACGCTGATCAATGGCGTTATGAAAAACTGCAGATGACGGAAGTGGTGTCGCCCCTGGCGGATAAAGGCAAATGGAGCGCCTCCATCATTGATTACAACACCCGCGCCGAGCGTATGGGCTGGCTGCCGTCGGCCCCCCAATTGGGTATGAATCCGCTGATATTGACCAAGGAAGCGGCGTTGGAAGGCATGGACCCGAAAGATTACGCCATCAAACTGATAAAAGAAGGGCAACTGAAATTCGCCTGTGAGGACCCGGATAACCCGCAAAACTATCCTCGCAACATGTTTATCTGGCGCAGCAATCTGCTGGGCTCCTCCGGCAAAGGACATGAATACATGCTGCGCCACCTGTTGGGAACCAAGCATGGTCTGCTGGGCAAAGACCTGGGTGAAATGGGCGAAACCAAGCCGGAGGATGTGATCTGGCGCGACGAAGCGCCGGAAGGCAAGGTGGATCTGCTGGTGACGCTGGACTTCCGTATGTCCACCACCTGCCTGTATTCCGATATCGTGCTGCCCACGGCGACCTGGTACGAAAAGGACGACTTGAATACGTCAGACATGCATCCCTTTATCCATCCTCTGTCAAAGGCGGTGGACCCGGTATGGGAGGCGCGCAGCGACTGGGATATCTTTAAAGGCATCGCCAAGCAGTTCTCCGCGGCGGCGCAAGGCCACCTGGGCGTGGAAAAAGACTTGGTGACTGTGCCGATTCTGCATGATACCCCGGCGGAAATCGCCCAGCCGTTTGGCGTCGAGCATTGGTGGAAAGGCGAGTGCGACCTGATTCCCGGTAAAACAGCGCCCAATATGGTTGTGGTGGAGCGGGACTACCCCAACACCTACAACCGTTTCACCTCTGTCGGCCCTCTGCTGGACAAATTGGGCAACGGCGGCAAAGGCATCAACTGGGATACCAAAGAGGAAGTGGCGTTTCTCGCCAAACTGAATCTGACTCACGACGAAGACAGCCCGCGCGGCGGTCGTCCCAGAATCGAAAGCGCCATCGACGCGGCGGAAGTGATTCTGTCCCTGGCGCCGGAGACCAACGGCCATGTGGCGGTGAAGGCGTGGGAAGCATTGGGGCGCGCCACCGGTCTCGATCATACCCATCTGGCGCGGCCCAAAGAGGAAGAGAAAATCCGTTTCCGCGACATCGTGGCGCAACCCCGCAAGATCATTTCCTCGCCCACCTGGTCTGGTCTGGAGGATGAGCATGTGAGCTATAACGCGGGCTACACCAACGTCCATGAGCTGATTCCCTGGCGCACCATCACCGGTCGTCAGCAGTTCTATCAGGATCATGAATGGATGCGCGACTTCGGCGAAACCATGTGCGTCTATAAACCGCCGATCAACCTGAAGACCACCTCGCCGGTGATGAACAGCAAGCCCAACGGCAATAAGGAGATCCTGCTTAACTGGATCACGCCGCACCAGAAATGGGGCATTCACAGCACCTACTCGGACAACCTGCTGATGCTGACGTTGTCCCGGGGCGGTCCCATCGTGTGGATGAGCGAAACCGACGCCAGGAAAGCCGGCCTGGAAGACAACGACTGGATTGAGGTGTTCAACGTCAACGGCTCCATCGCCGCGCGGGCGGTGGTCTCGCAGCGGGTGCCGGAAGGCATGGCGATGATGTACCACGCTCAGGAGCGGATCATCAACACGCCCGGAGCGGAAATGACCCAGACCCGGGGCGGCATTCACAACTCCGTGACCCGCGCGGTCATGAAACCGACTCATATGATCGGCGGCTACGCGCAGCAGTCCTACGGCTTTAACTACTACGGCACCGTAGGCTGTAACCGCGATGAGTTCGTCATCGTACGCAAAATGAACAATGTTGACTGGCTAGATACAGAGTGA
- the narL gene encoding two-component system response regulator NarL gives MSEKATIMMVDDHPLFRKGIRQLIELEEELDIVAEAKNGEEGLSKAKELEPDLILLDLNMQGMDGLDTLRAIRAAGVDSRIIMLTVSDNEADVVNCFRAGADGYLLKDMEPEDILEKIKQVTLGKMAISERLTEILASALRKPVEAADPSASLTSREYEILTRIAQGHSNKVIARDLNISDGTVKVHVKHILKKMGMRSRVEAAVWLVNRKG, from the coding sequence ATGAGCGAAAAAGCAACGATTATGATGGTGGACGACCATCCCCTGTTTCGTAAAGGCATCCGCCAGTTGATTGAGTTGGAGGAAGAACTGGATATCGTCGCCGAAGCCAAAAACGGCGAGGAAGGCCTTAGCAAGGCGAAAGAACTGGAGCCGGACCTGATTCTGCTGGATCTCAACATGCAGGGTATGGACGGCCTGGATACGTTACGCGCCATTCGCGCCGCCGGCGTGGACTCTCGCATCATCATGCTGACGGTGTCCGATAACGAAGCGGATGTGGTGAACTGTTTCCGCGCCGGCGCCGACGGCTATCTGCTGAAGGACATGGAGCCGGAAGACATTCTGGAAAAAATCAAACAGGTTACGCTTGGCAAAATGGCGATCAGCGAACGCCTGACGGAAATCCTCGCCTCCGCCCTGCGCAAACCCGTTGAAGCCGCCGATCCTTCCGCGTCTCTGACCAGTCGTGAATATGAGATTCTCACCCGCATTGCGCAAGGTCACAGCAATAAAGTCATCGCCCGGGATCTGAATATCTCCGACGGCACCGTGAAAGTCCACGTGAAGCACATTCTCAAAAAGATGGGCATGCGCTCACGGGTGGAAGCGGCGGTATGGCTGGTGAATCGCAAGGGATGA
- a CDS encoding cytochrome c oxidase assembly protein, which produces MPESAPTWITVLAPWEFYPSVALMSLLAITLYLCGLRRLRESGRPIGFARSLSFFVGVAITYAVLHTKFDYYAQYLFFAHRLQHLVLHHLGPFFIALAAPWSVLAAGLPQRLRDINYRALPGAGLIVWSYRVLQFPPLAAFLFVGIIFFWLTPSIHFYAMLDLKLYHLMNWSMFLDGLLFWWLILNPSPQQGPSFGWRIIILLAIMVPQILLGAYITLSESTLYDIYAICGRAFPIAPEADQMVGGVVTWIPPAMMSAIAILVMLSYIRRQDLVGARPSGALSSAA; this is translated from the coding sequence ATGCCCGAAAGTGCTCCGACATGGATTACCGTTCTCGCGCCCTGGGAGTTTTATCCCTCTGTCGCCCTGATGTCCCTGCTCGCAATCACGCTGTACCTATGCGGCTTGCGCAGACTCCGGGAGTCAGGCCGACCCATCGGCTTCGCCCGCTCTCTGTCATTCTTCGTCGGCGTAGCGATCACTTACGCCGTTCTACACACAAAATTTGATTATTACGCCCAGTATCTGTTTTTTGCTCATCGCCTGCAGCATCTGGTCCTGCACCATCTGGGGCCTTTCTTCATCGCATTGGCTGCGCCTTGGTCGGTGCTGGCGGCGGGCTTGCCGCAACGCCTGCGAGACATCAACTATAGAGCCCTTCCCGGCGCCGGGCTTATTGTATGGAGCTACCGAGTACTGCAGTTTCCTCCCTTGGCCGCCTTTTTGTTCGTCGGCATCATCTTTTTCTGGTTGACGCCGTCCATACACTTTTACGCCATGCTGGATCTGAAGCTGTATCACCTGATGAACTGGAGCATGTTTCTGGATGGCCTGCTGTTCTGGTGGCTGATTCTTAATCCTTCGCCCCAGCAAGGCCCTTCTTTCGGCTGGCGCATCATCATTTTATTAGCCATTATGGTGCCCCAGATTCTGCTGGGCGCATATATTACGCTGTCGGAGTCCACCCTGTACGACATCTACGCCATCTGCGGGCGGGCCTTTCCTATTGCGCCGGAAGCGGACCAAATGGTGGGCGGCGTCGTCACCTGGATTCCTCCCGCCATGATGAGCGCCATCGCCATTTTGGTGATGTTATCCTATATCCGACGCCAGGATTTGGTGGGCGCACGTCCCTCTGGCGCGCTCAGCAGCGCCGCTTGA
- a CDS encoding SCO family protein, producing MTAIRLVFIAIVMTLTSACSQEPLEWSGTDISGMLPELKFSLQSENAASVSEKDFEGKYNILFFGYTYCPDICPTTLARLKSALSKLEASEQQRINILFVSVDPKRDAPEQLKAYTDAFGPEFVGLTGDMDALQSITKRYRVAFGYGNPDEAGNYDVSHSSAAFVFDANGKARLLLRDDLSADMIAKDLDQLLKS from the coding sequence GTGACGGCGATACGCCTCGTTTTTATCGCAATAGTAATGACGCTCACCAGCGCTTGTAGTCAGGAACCATTGGAGTGGTCAGGAACCGATATCAGCGGCATGCTGCCGGAGCTGAAGTTTTCGCTACAAAGCGAGAACGCGGCCTCCGTGTCGGAGAAAGACTTCGAAGGTAAGTACAATATTCTGTTTTTCGGCTACACCTATTGTCCGGATATCTGCCCCACTACACTGGCCAGATTGAAGTCGGCATTGAGCAAACTGGAAGCCTCCGAACAACAGCGCATCAATATTCTGTTCGTCAGCGTCGACCCAAAAAGAGATGCGCCTGAACAACTCAAAGCTTATACCGACGCCTTCGGGCCAGAGTTTGTCGGCCTTACTGGCGATATGGACGCCCTACAGTCCATCACCAAGCGTTACCGCGTGGCGTTCGGCTATGGTAACCCCGATGAAGCCGGCAATTATGACGTCTCGCACAGCTCCGCCGCCTTCGTATTCGACGCGAACGGCAAGGCCCGCCTGTTGCTGCGGGACGATCTCAGCGCCGACATGATCGCCAAGGATCTGGACCAGCTTCTTAAAAGCTGA
- a CDS encoding MFS transporter, protein MADITAGWNPEDSGFWQKTGKKVANRNLWISIPSLLCGFAVWLYWGVITVQMLNLGFPFQASELFTLMAISGLTGATLRIPSSFFIRLCGGRNTIFFTTALLMIPAVGTGIALQSKETPLWVFQILALLSGLGGGNFASSMSNISFFFPKKQQGLALGLNAGLGNFGVTSMQILVPLFMTFGAFGAVGGDPMTLVNPSGTLIGKIPAGSETWIQNSGFVWLLFLVPLAFAGWFGMNNIRTDEVSPDIGGPISAFSKITFMLLIGFLTSVVGLWLMLPESANGAGWGVPKELVLVGVIAATVFLLKLLPGQIRSSLNRQYRIFGNRHTWVMSVIYTMTFGSFIGYAAAFPLAIKVIFGYSHVMVDGVMTHNTVNPNGPSALMYAWMGPFIGALIRPVGGWISDKFGGALVTQICSLVMVVCALAVAYYMSAAYNSATPEEYFAPFFILFLALFAASGIGNGSTFRTIAMVFPKEQAGPVLGWTSAVAAYGAFYIPQVFGEQIKAATPEYALIGFAVFYAVCVLVNWFFYLRKGAEFYNP, encoded by the coding sequence ATGGCGGACATCACTGCTGGCTGGAATCCGGAGGACAGTGGGTTCTGGCAAAAGACAGGTAAGAAAGTAGCAAATCGGAATTTGTGGATTTCCATTCCGAGTTTGCTGTGCGGCTTCGCCGTATGGTTGTACTGGGGCGTTATCACAGTACAGATGTTGAATCTGGGCTTTCCGTTTCAGGCGTCGGAATTGTTCACATTGATGGCGATTTCCGGTTTGACCGGCGCCACGCTGCGCATCCCCAGCAGCTTTTTCATCCGCCTGTGCGGCGGTCGCAACACGATTTTCTTTACGACGGCGCTGCTGATGATTCCTGCGGTTGGAACAGGCATCGCCTTGCAGAGTAAAGAGACGCCTTTATGGGTCTTCCAGATACTGGCGTTACTCTCCGGCCTGGGCGGCGGCAACTTTGCTTCCTCCATGTCCAACATCAGCTTTTTCTTTCCCAAGAAGCAGCAGGGATTGGCGCTAGGCCTGAATGCGGGTCTCGGCAACTTTGGCGTCACCAGCATGCAGATTCTGGTGCCGCTGTTTATGACATTCGGCGCGTTTGGCGCAGTGGGCGGCGATCCTATGACGCTGGTGAATCCGTCAGGCACGTTGATCGGAAAGATTCCGGCGGGTTCCGAAACCTGGATTCAAAACTCCGGCTTCGTCTGGCTGCTGTTCCTGGTTCCACTGGCGTTCGCCGGTTGGTTCGGCATGAACAACATTCGCACCGATGAGGTTTCGCCGGATATTGGCGGACCAATAAGCGCCTTTTCCAAGATCACCTTCATGCTGTTGATCGGCTTCCTGACTTCCGTCGTCGGACTTTGGCTGATGTTGCCAGAATCCGCCAATGGCGCAGGATGGGGCGTTCCCAAAGAACTGGTGCTGGTGGGTGTTATCGCCGCAACGGTCTTCCTGCTGAAGCTGTTGCCGGGCCAGATCCGCAGCAGTCTTAATCGTCAGTATCGTATTTTCGGCAATCGGCACACTTGGGTGATGAGCGTCATATACACCATGACCTTCGGCAGCTTCATCGGTTACGCAGCGGCGTTCCCATTGGCGATCAAGGTCATCTTCGGCTACAGCCATGTGATGGTGGATGGAGTAATGACGCACAACACCGTTAATCCCAATGGTCCCAGCGCACTGATGTACGCCTGGATGGGGCCTTTTATCGGCGCGTTGATTCGTCCGGTGGGCGGTTGGATTTCCGATAAATTCGGTGGTGCGCTGGTCACTCAGATCTGTTCACTGGTGATGGTGGTGTGCGCCCTGGCGGTAGCCTATTACATGAGCGCGGCCTATAACTCCGCAACCCCTGAAGAGTACTTTGCGCCTTTCTTCATCTTGTTCCTGGCTTTGTTCGCGGCGTCCGGCATCGGCAACGGCTCCACTTTCCGCACCATCGCCATGGTGTTCCCGAAGGAGCAGGCGGGCCCTGTGCTTGGCTGGACCTCAGCGGTGGCTGCCTACGGCGCTTTCTACATTCCCCAGGTGTTTGGCGAGCAAATCAAAGCCGCCACGCCGGAATACGCGCTGATCGGTTTTGCGGTGTTCTATGCGGTATGCGTTCTGGTGAACTGGTTCTTCTATCTGCGTAAAGGCGCTGAGTTTTATAACCCTTGA